A stretch of Episyrphus balteatus chromosome 2, idEpiBalt1.1, whole genome shotgun sequence DNA encodes these proteins:
- the LOC129911911 gene encoding myotubularin-related protein 9, producing the protein MEFADLIKTPKLDGVLLHDHLHATVEGTLCITGHHLLLSARQENSQELWLLHKNIDCVEKKPFLSNNVVVGGIITLKCKDLRIISLEIKYSKEYFNIASSLEQLSSLHNIELDYPFFYRPMYSILEDGFTIFRPESEFSKLLTGDEWRISHVNKDFSVCSTYGAILIVPKSITDEQICQSGTFRDGGRFPILSYKHDNGATLMRSSQPISTQGIKRCRADEAILNVVLGRSKKGFIVDTWGKGKSNTETDQHYSQWKKVNRSIGNVSNPSSILDSFTKLVEACNDTTCSADKWLSRLEGSGWLGMVLNSLNAACVVAQCLDQEGSPVLVHGSKGLDSTLIVTSLVQIILNPDCRTVRGLQALIEREWIQAGHPFFSRHKYSCYTPPQTRLKTSGATFILFLDCIYQLFCQFPCSFEFSTNLLILLFEHSYFSQYGTFLCDSEKERSEYKVQSRTTSLWSYLNRPDVMKSLLNPLYDPNPHVIWPSVAPISLELWDELYLRWVMDQQNMTNTMAQIQELITYEKELRTKVLKLRKQATDLNREVIDLIRVTNN; encoded by the exons ATGGAATTCGCTGATCTCATAAAAACTCCAAAACTCGATGGTGTTCTATTGCATGACCATTTACATGCAACAGTTGAGGGAACTCTATGCATTACAGGTCACCATTTACTGTTAAGTGCTCGACAAGAGAATAGTCAAGAATTATGG CTACTTCACAAAAATATCGATTGTGTAGAAAAGAAACCATTCCTCTCAAATAATGTTGTTGTGGGTGGAATAATCACCCTCAAATGCAAGGATTTACGTATAATttcattagaaataaaatactcCAAAGAGTACTTTAATATTGCTTCATCTTTGGAGCAACTCAGCTCACTGCACAACATAGAACTAGACTATCCGTTCTTCTATAGACCCATGTATTCCATATTGGAAGATGGATTTACTATTTTTCG ACCAGAgtcggaattttcaaaattacttaCCGGCGACGAATGGAGAATCTCACATGTTAACAAAGACTTTAGTGTGTGTTCAACATATGGTGCTATCTTGATTGTTCCAAAATCAATAACTGACGAACAAATCTGTCAGTCGGGTACTTTCCGAGATGGAGGTCGTTTTCCAATACTTAGCTACAAACATGACAATGGA GCTACTCTGATGAGAAGTTCCCAACCAATTTCAACTCAAGGCATCAAACGATGTCGTGCTGATGAAGCTATTCTCAATGTGGTTTTGGGACGAAGTAAAAAAGGCTTTATTGTAGACACTTGGGGCAAGGGCAAATCCAATACTGAAACAGATCAACATTATTCCCAGTGGAAGAAGGTTAATCGATCAATTGGGAATGTATCAAATCCTTCTTCCATATTGGACAGCTTTACAAAACTTGTTGAAG CTTGCAATGACACAACCTGCAGTGCTGACAAATGGCTATCACGACTTGAAGGCAGTGGATGGCTAGGTATGGTTTTGAACTCATTAAATGCTGCCTGTGTTGTGGCTCAATGTCTGGACCAAGAAGGTAGTCCTGTGCTTGTACATGGCTCAAAGGGACTCGACTCAACTCTAATTGTAACTTCATTagttcaaattattttaaatcccGACTGCCGAACGGTTAGAGG CCTCCAAGCCCTCATCGAACGTGAATGGATACAAGCCGGTCATCCGTTTTTCTCACGGCACAAATACTCCTGTTATACCCCACCACAAACACGTTTGAAAACCTCCGGAGCTACATTTATACTCTTCCTCGATTGTATATACCAATTGTTTTGTCAATTCCCTTgcagttttgaattcagtacAAATCTATTAATTTTGCTTTTCGAACATAGTTACTTTAGCCAATACGGGACGTTTCTTTGTGATTCGGAGAAAGAACGTTCTGAGTATAAAGTACAAAGTCGTACAACTAGCTTATGGTCGTATTTAAATCGGCCAGATGTTATGAAGAGTTTATTGAATCCGCTGTATGATCCAAATCCACATGTTATATGGCCTTCGGTAGCACCAATTAGTTTGGAATTGTGGGATG AACTTTATCTAAGATGGGTTATGGATCAACAAAATATGACAAACACCATGGCCCAGAtacaagaattgataacttaTGAAAAAGAACTGAGAACAAAG GTCTTGAAGCTCCGGAAACAAGCGACTGATTTGAATAGAGAAGTTATCGATCTTATAAGGGTCACCAATAATTGA